A window of Myxococcus xanthus contains these coding sequences:
- a CDS encoding Coq4 family protein, with product METMATALRRYFDESGFGEDGGYASDWVDFKLGPLPFPLPNTEARKRAVRFHDLHHVLTGYRTDLTGEFEISAWEIGAGCGDFHAAWVLNLSGMTGGLLTAPVRTWRAFVRGLDEQSTYGRDYEALLERNVEDLRAELGIGAGPHRAGLGAALRFAAAITAGAVVGSLMMLVLVSPITLALWWRGRRAKAQALAAAP from the coding sequence ATGGAGACCATGGCCACGGCGCTGCGACGCTACTTCGACGAGAGCGGCTTCGGAGAGGACGGCGGGTACGCGTCCGATTGGGTCGACTTCAAGCTCGGCCCCCTCCCCTTCCCGCTCCCCAACACCGAGGCTCGCAAGCGCGCGGTGCGCTTCCACGATCTGCACCACGTCCTCACCGGCTATCGCACCGACCTCACGGGCGAGTTCGAGATCTCCGCGTGGGAGATCGGCGCGGGCTGCGGCGACTTCCACGCGGCCTGGGTGCTCAACCTCTCGGGCATGACCGGGGGGCTGCTGACGGCCCCGGTGCGCACCTGGCGCGCGTTCGTCCGCGGGCTCGACGAGCAGTCCACCTACGGGCGCGACTACGAGGCGCTGCTCGAGCGCAACGTCGAGGACCTGCGCGCGGAGCTCGGGATCGGAGCGGGTCCCCACCGAGCGGGCCTCGGCGCCGCGCTTCGCTTCGCCGCAGCGATCACTGCGGGCGCAGTGGTCGGCTCGCTGATGATGCTGGTGCTCGTCTCTCCCATCACCCTGGCGCTCTGGTGGCGGGGCCGAAGGGCCAAGGCCCAGGCGCTGGCCGCCGCGCCCTGA
- a CDS encoding flavin-containing monooxygenase, with product MALRVAIIGAGPSGLAQLRAFESAARKGAEIPEIVCFEKQEDWGGLWNYTWRTGLGRYGEPVHGSMYRHLWSNGPKEALEFADYSFDEHFGRPIPSYPPREVLYDYIRGRVEKCDVRKYIQFNTIVRWLSWSEETRKFTVVVDDLAKREVREESFDRVVNATGHFSTPNVPFFEGIDSFPGRVLHAHDFRGAEEFAGKNLLLIGSSYSAEDIGVQCHKLGAKSVTISYRSAPMGFRWPMGMKEVPLVKRFEGNRAHFADGTSATLDAVILCTGYQHKYRFLPNALRLESHNRLYPPGLYKGVFWQGQPELAYLGMQDQYYTFNMFDAQAWLVRDVIMGRTALPSAEEREADIAAWVEREEGIQDSFGAVDFQTAYIRDLLDRTDYPGFSVEKVAELLKQWLRDKQEDILGYRDRTFTSIVTGTRATPHRRKWMDELDDSAESFLAEAPERRTG from the coding sequence ATGGCTCTTCGTGTCGCGATCATCGGAGCTGGCCCCAGCGGCTTGGCCCAGTTGCGTGCGTTTGAATCCGCTGCCCGCAAGGGAGCGGAGATCCCGGAAATCGTCTGCTTCGAGAAGCAGGAGGATTGGGGCGGGCTCTGGAACTACACGTGGAGGACCGGCCTGGGACGCTACGGCGAGCCGGTGCACGGCAGCATGTACCGGCACCTGTGGTCGAACGGTCCGAAGGAGGCGCTCGAGTTCGCCGACTACTCCTTCGACGAGCACTTCGGCCGGCCGATCCCGTCCTATCCGCCGCGCGAGGTGCTCTACGACTACATCCGCGGGCGGGTGGAGAAGTGCGATGTCCGCAAGTACATCCAGTTCAACACCATCGTTCGTTGGCTCTCCTGGTCCGAGGAGACCCGGAAGTTCACCGTGGTGGTCGACGACCTCGCCAAGCGCGAGGTCCGCGAGGAGTCGTTCGACCGGGTGGTGAACGCAACCGGCCACTTCTCCACGCCGAACGTGCCCTTCTTCGAGGGCATCGACTCCTTCCCCGGTCGCGTGCTGCACGCGCACGACTTCCGCGGCGCCGAGGAGTTCGCGGGAAAGAACCTCCTGCTGATCGGGAGCAGCTACTCCGCCGAGGACATCGGCGTGCAGTGCCACAAGCTGGGCGCGAAGTCGGTGACCATCAGCTACCGGTCCGCCCCCATGGGCTTCAGGTGGCCCATGGGCATGAAGGAGGTACCACTGGTGAAGCGGTTCGAGGGGAACCGCGCGCACTTCGCGGATGGGACCTCCGCGACGCTCGATGCGGTCATCCTGTGCACGGGTTACCAGCACAAGTACCGCTTCCTTCCCAATGCGCTGCGCCTGGAGAGCCACAACCGGCTCTACCCGCCGGGGCTCTACAAGGGCGTGTTCTGGCAAGGCCAGCCGGAGCTCGCCTACCTGGGGATGCAGGACCAGTACTACACCTTCAACATGTTCGACGCCCAGGCATGGCTGGTGCGCGACGTGATCATGGGGCGCACCGCGCTGCCGTCCGCCGAGGAGCGCGAGGCGGACATCGCGGCGTGGGTCGAGCGCGAGGAGGGGATCCAGGATTCGTTCGGGGCGGTGGACTTCCAAACCGCCTACATCCGGGACCTGCTCGACCGCACCGACTACCCGGGCTTCAGCGTGGAGAAGGTCGCGGAGCTGCTGAAGCAGTGGCTGCGCGACAAGCAGGAGGACATCCTCGGCTACCGCGACCGCACCTTCACGTCGATCGTCACCGGCACCCGCGCCACGCCGCACCGTCGCAAGTGGATGGACGAGCTGGACGACTCGGCGGAGAGCTTCCTCGCCGAGGCCCCGGAGCGCAGGACCGGGTGA
- a CDS encoding Lrp/AsnC family transcriptional regulator, translated as MKLDFKFLLFMELKDELDAIDLQLLNLLQNDASTSNQTLAEQVHVSPPTCLRRVRRLHELGLIEKQVALLQPDRLAQLQGHGLTAIVEITLDQQGAEFLQAFETRVVADAQVQQCWRVSPGPDFVLVVHAHDMPAYHALAQRLFTHDANVRNVKAFFATHRAKFDTRVPLL; from the coding sequence ATGAAATTAGATTTCAAATTCTTATTATTTATGGAACTTAAAGACGAGCTCGACGCCATCGATCTGCAGTTGTTGAACCTGCTGCAAAACGACGCCTCGACCAGCAACCAGACGCTGGCCGAGCAGGTCCACGTCTCGCCGCCCACCTGCCTGCGGCGCGTGCGGCGGTTGCATGAGCTCGGCCTGATCGAAAAGCAGGTGGCCCTGCTGCAGCCCGACCGGCTCGCCCAACTGCAGGGGCACGGGCTCACGGCCATTGTCGAGATCACGCTGGATCAGCAGGGCGCGGAGTTTCTGCAGGCCTTTGAAACCCGTGTGGTCGCCGATGCCCAGGTGCAGCAGTGCTGGCGCGTGTCGCCGGGGCCGGACTTCGTGCTCGTGGTGCACGCGCACGACATGCCCGCCTACCACGCGCTCGCCCAGCGCTTGTTCACGCACGACGCCAACGTGCGCAACGTGAAGGCATTCTTCGCCACGCACCGCGCCAAGTTCGACACGCGCGTGCCCTTGCTCTGA
- the glmS gene encoding glutamine--fructose-6-phosphate transaminase (isomerizing), with protein sequence MCGIVGAVSQRNIVPILVQGLQRLEYRGYDSCGVAVHEASMGNNPMGGLHRARSTARVAELQAQVDAEHLQGATGIAHTRWATHGAPAVHNAHPHFSHGPNAAPAETDRAGRVALVHNGIIENHQELRRMLQARGYAFSSQTDTEVIAHLVDSLYDGDLFDAVKAAVAQLHGAYAIAVMHKDEPHRVVGARAGSPLVLGVGVGENFLASDAMALAGVTDQVVYLKEGDLVDLQPGRYWLVDHDGQRLSEAQRPVRTVHAHSGAAELGPYRHYMQKEIFEQPRAIADTLEGVQGIVPELFDGLDADGSTRTAAWRVFKEIDSVLILACGTSYYSGCAAKYWIEAIAKLTCNVEVASEYRYRTSVPNPKTLVVTISQSGETADTLAALRHAQRLGMTHTLTVCNVATSAMVRECELAYITRAGVEIGVASTKAFTTQLAGLFLLTLALAQSKGHLSQEQEAQYLTSMRHLPVALQAVLALEPQVISWAEDFAKMENALFLGRGIHYPIALEGALKLKEISYIHAEAYPAGELKHGPLALVTSSMPVVTVAPHDELLEKLKNNMQEVRARGGVLYVLADGDSQIESEDGIHVIRMPEHYGALSPILHVVPLQLLAYHTAVARGTDVDKPRNLAKSLTVE encoded by the coding sequence ATGTGCGGCATCGTCGGCGCGGTTTCCCAGCGCAACATCGTTCCCATCCTCGTCCAGGGCCTGCAGCGCCTTGAGTACCGTGGCTATGACTCCTGCGGCGTGGCCGTGCACGAGGCCAGCATGGGCAACAACCCCATGGGCGGCCTGCACCGCGCACGCAGCACGGCGCGCGTGGCCGAGCTGCAGGCGCAGGTCGATGCCGAACATCTGCAGGGCGCGACCGGCATCGCCCACACGCGCTGGGCCACGCATGGTGCGCCGGCGGTGCACAACGCGCACCCGCATTTCAGCCACGGCCCCAACGCCGCGCCTGCCGAGACCGACCGCGCTGGCCGCGTCGCGCTGGTGCACAACGGCATCATCGAGAACCACCAGGAGCTGCGCCGCATGCTGCAGGCGCGTGGCTATGCGTTCTCGAGCCAGACCGACACCGAGGTCATCGCGCATCTGGTCGACAGCCTGTATGACGGCGACCTGTTCGACGCCGTGAAGGCGGCCGTCGCGCAACTGCACGGGGCCTATGCGATCGCGGTGATGCACAAGGACGAACCGCACCGCGTGGTCGGCGCGCGCGCCGGATCGCCGCTGGTGCTGGGCGTGGGCGTGGGCGAGAACTTCCTCGCGAGCGACGCGATGGCGCTGGCGGGCGTGACCGACCAGGTCGTCTATCTGAAGGAGGGCGATCTCGTCGACCTGCAGCCCGGCCGCTACTGGCTCGTCGATCACGACGGCCAGCGATTGAGCGAGGCACAGCGCCCCGTGCGCACCGTACACGCACACAGCGGCGCGGCCGAGCTGGGTCCCTACCGCCACTACATGCAGAAGGAAATCTTCGAGCAGCCACGTGCGATCGCCGACACGCTCGAGGGAGTGCAGGGCATCGTGCCCGAGCTGTTCGACGGCCTTGATGCCGACGGCAGCACCCGCACAGCCGCGTGGCGCGTGTTCAAGGAAATCGACTCGGTGCTGATCCTCGCCTGCGGCACCAGCTACTACAGCGGCTGCGCGGCCAAGTACTGGATCGAGGCCATCGCGAAGCTCACGTGCAACGTCGAAGTCGCCAGCGAATACCGCTACCGCACCAGCGTGCCGAACCCGAAGACGCTGGTAGTCACCATCAGTCAATCCGGCGAAACGGCAGACACCCTGGCCGCGCTGCGCCATGCGCAGAGACTGGGCATGACGCACACGCTCACCGTCTGCAACGTGGCCACCAGCGCCATGGTGCGCGAATGCGAGCTGGCCTACATCACGCGCGCCGGCGTCGAGATCGGCGTGGCCTCCACCAAGGCGTTCACCACGCAGTTGGCGGGCCTGTTCCTGCTCACGCTCGCGCTCGCGCAATCCAAGGGCCACCTGAGCCAGGAGCAGGAAGCGCAATACCTCACCTCCATGCGCCATCTGCCCGTCGCACTGCAGGCCGTGCTCGCACTCGAGCCGCAGGTCATCAGCTGGGCCGAAGATTTCGCGAAGATGGAAAATGCGCTGTTCCTCGGGCGCGGCATCCACTACCCGATCGCGCTCGAAGGCGCGCTCAAGCTCAAGGAAATCAGCTACATCCACGCCGAGGCCTACCCCGCAGGCGAGCTCAAGCACGGCCCGCTCGCGCTGGTCACCAGCAGCATGCCGGTGGTCACCGTCGCGCCGCACGACGAGTTGCTCGAAAAGCTCAAGAACAACATGCAGGAAGTGCGCGCGCGCGGCGGCGTGCTCTACGTGCTGGCCGACGGCGACTCGCAGATCGAAAGCGAAGACGGCATCCACGTGATCCGCATGCCCGAGCACTACGGCGCGTTGAGCCCGATTTTGCACGTCGTGCCGCTGCAACTGCTCGCCTACCACACGGCCGTCGCACGCGGCACGGACGTGGACAAGCCGCGCAATCTGGCGAAGTCTTTGACCGTGGAGTGA
- a CDS encoding TolB family protein — protein MGGGPWLLQVRKQDLWVRTPAGDSEYALTRTGRVVATRPYGNGLGWSGVAISPDGRQVAYVERPEAQEHESPGRWALLWIVNSDGSGRRMLLDLREHALTPGPFRAGPILWSSDGARIAFSLESFARTGPESRPCPLAEVHTVEVGSGKVERLFESPTHGMLTPRGWSAQGTVSFSLLSCEATAEVGKDGRFFEFEPGRGIRDAHARGAVSSDGVHTLLLPSTPEAGVPTALLDGRKVDAPSEVDTRLLRHVAWMQHHPVAYLTTYSGQPRSCAFDRVPAPALFQANFDASRPGIEPRTGLGGLMVLAFSPDDAHVLAATVLLRSQASEVCWPDTFDSLLVMERVQLENSPTLTALSASSIRLDVPASQVGPELQGFVGWVR, from the coding sequence GTGGGCGGAGGGCCCTGGCTGCTTCAGGTCCGCAAACAGGACTTGTGGGTCCGCACCCCTGCTGGGGACAGCGAGTACGCACTGACGCGGACCGGGCGGGTGGTGGCCACCCGCCCCTACGGAAACGGGCTGGGATGGAGCGGCGTCGCCATCTCTCCCGATGGGCGCCAGGTGGCCTATGTCGAACGCCCGGAAGCGCAGGAGCACGAATCCCCGGGCCGATGGGCCCTCCTGTGGATCGTCAATTCGGATGGCTCGGGTCGACGCATGCTGCTGGACCTTCGCGAGCACGCGCTGACTCCGGGGCCGTTCCGCGCGGGCCCCATCCTCTGGTCCTCGGATGGCGCCCGGATCGCATTCTCCCTGGAGTCCTTCGCGCGAACCGGTCCGGAGTCGCGGCCCTGCCCGCTCGCGGAGGTCCACACGGTGGAGGTGGGTTCGGGCAAGGTGGAGCGGCTCTTCGAGAGTCCAACGCACGGGATGCTCACCCCCCGAGGGTGGAGCGCACAAGGGACCGTCTCCTTCTCGCTGCTCTCCTGTGAGGCAACCGCCGAGGTCGGGAAGGACGGCCGCTTCTTCGAATTCGAGCCAGGAAGAGGCATACGAGACGCGCACGCGCGCGGTGCGGTTTCCTCCGACGGGGTGCATACGCTCCTGCTGCCATCGACACCGGAAGCCGGGGTTCCCACCGCATTGCTGGATGGAAGGAAGGTGGATGCCCCTTCCGAGGTCGACACCCGACTCCTGCGCCACGTGGCCTGGATGCAGCACCACCCCGTGGCCTATCTCACGACCTACTCAGGACAGCCTCGCTCCTGCGCCTTCGACCGTGTGCCCGCGCCAGCGCTCTTCCAGGCGAACTTCGACGCGTCGCGACCGGGCATCGAGCCGAGAACGGGACTGGGTGGACTCATGGTCCTCGCGTTCTCACCCGACGACGCACACGTCCTCGCCGCGACGGTCCTGCTGCGCTCCCAGGCAAGCGAGGTGTGCTGGCCGGACACCTTCGATTCGCTCCTGGTGATGGAACGCGTCCAATTGGAGAACAGCCCCACCCTGACCGCGCTCTCCGCTTCCAGCATCCGGCTCGACGTGCCGGCATCGCAGGTGGGACCAGAGCTTCAGGGCTTCGTGGGCTGGGTGCGGTAG
- a CDS encoding SDR family NAD(P)-dependent oxidoreductase, whose translation MASTKVVMIPMLSGCKTTVTVKLALAPNAPRSQPTAEPLRWQLPCEDVTETKVAASELGRHGIRVNVVAPGAIQTPLAESVGLIEVMGHEFLARTPLGKPCGMPSDVAGVVSFLCGEDAAWITGETLSVDGGNHIRGLHSYWDMLSRAAK comes from the coding sequence GTGGCATCCACGAAGGTGGTGATGATCCCAATGCTCAGCGGCTGCAAGACCACCGTCACGGTCAAGCTGGCGCTCGCGCCCAATGCCCCCAGATCACAGCCTACCGCCGAACCGTTGCGTTGGCAGCTTCCCTGCGAGGACGTCACAGAGACGAAGGTCGCCGCGTCGGAGCTCGGGCGGCATGGAATCCGGGTGAATGTGGTGGCCCCTGGAGCCATCCAGACACCGCTGGCGGAGAGTGTCGGACTCATCGAGGTCATGGGTCATGAGTTCCTGGCTCGCACGCCGCTGGGCAAGCCGTGTGGAATGCCGTCGGATGTCGCGGGCGTGGTCTCCTTCCTGTGCGGCGAGGACGCGGCGTGGATCACCGGGGAGACCCTCTCCGTCGATGGTGGAAACCACATCCGTGGCCTGCACAGCTACTGGGACATGCTGAGCCGCGCCGCGAAGTAG
- a CDS encoding VOC family protein has product MKLGYIILYVPDVSATIAFYEKAFGLARRFIHESGGYAEMETGTTALAFVEEGAAKEHGFTVRHLRPKEEAAAIELALVTADVAAAYTRAVEAGAEATQPPKQKPWGQTVAYVRDLNGVLVELCSPMKE; this is encoded by the coding sequence ATGAAGCTCGGCTACATCATCCTCTACGTACCGGACGTGAGCGCCACCATCGCGTTCTACGAGAAGGCCTTCGGGCTGGCGCGCCGCTTCATCCATGAGAGCGGTGGCTATGCGGAGATGGAGACAGGCACCACCGCCCTGGCCTTCGTCGAGGAAGGCGCGGCGAAGGAGCATGGCTTCACCGTGCGCCATCTGCGACCGAAGGAGGAGGCCGCGGCCATTGAACTGGCACTCGTCACCGCCGACGTGGCCGCAGCGTACACGCGCGCCGTGGAGGCGGGCGCCGAGGCCACGCAGCCTCCCAAGCAGAAGCCCTGGGGACAGACGGTGGCGTACGTCAGAGACCTCAACGGCGTCCTGGTGGAGCTCTGCTCACCGATGAAGGAGTAG
- a CDS encoding hemerythrin domain-containing protein, with product MEVIDLLIQQHREVDALFLAFRNASDDTSRRDLCIQLAEALMLHSTIEARWGSPKASRVVGDEKIEHAEQEHQEMTKLLGDIVRMRDDMNAVKAKVGALEKVVKRHIADEEKNILPQVARNITEKDLGMSCKDLVREASRIRREEMRDWGGASL from the coding sequence GTGGAGGTCATCGACCTGTTGATTCAGCAGCACCGCGAAGTCGACGCGCTGTTCCTGGCGTTCCGCAACGCCTCGGACGACACGAGCCGCAGGGACCTGTGCATCCAGCTCGCGGAGGCGCTCATGCTGCACTCCACCATCGAGGCGCGCTGGGGCTCCCCGAAGGCCTCGCGGGTGGTGGGCGACGAGAAAATCGAGCACGCGGAGCAGGAGCACCAGGAGATGACGAAGCTCCTGGGTGACATCGTGCGGATGCGCGACGACATGAACGCGGTGAAGGCCAAGGTCGGCGCGCTGGAGAAAGTGGTCAAGCGACACATCGCGGACGAGGAGAAGAACATCCTCCCGCAGGTGGCCAGGAACATCACCGAGAAGGATCTCGGCATGTCCTGCAAGGACCTGGTCCGCGAGGCCTCCCGGATTCGGCGTGAGGAGATGAGAGACTGGGGCGGCGCGTCCCTCTGA
- a CDS encoding helix-turn-helix domain-containing protein: MWPTEVLEPQAFPAHIAAAAGSVVALGGPHTLEEVEREHTLRVMASAPTLDEAAKVLGIDAPTLWCKRKKYESGGKGEG, translated from the coding sequence GTGTGGCCGACGGAGGTGTTGGAGCCGCAGGCGTTCCCGGCCCACATCGCCGCTGCGGCGGGCTCGGTGGTGGCGCTGGGGGGGCCGCACACGCTGGAGGAGGTGGAGCGCGAGCACACGCTGCGCGTCATGGCCTCCGCGCCCACGCTGGACGAGGCCGCCAAGGTGCTCGGCATCGACGCGCCCACACTGTGGTGCAAGCGCAAGAAGTACGAGTCCGGAGGCAAGGGCGAGGGCTGA